One stretch of Schlesneria sp. DSM 10557 DNA includes these proteins:
- a CDS encoding ATP-binding protein, which yields MSLSEPTREMFAEHLRYSNPFDENRVTQTDSLSNDVPQIHADAFSQLTLRAEKTAQSDEMGCGVVVTGPPGVGKSHLLARFGDWARREKYPFVYLLNLQSGPQDILRTILRTSISILTKGLAKAPAQTRLYRLVSVALNQALAAKGITQSVELPTARQAYLSLLSHLDADPAIYRVLWIFFDDVIHQANGHPSNGRAELAKRWLSGGYLDPVEASQLELTVSSVSEEGCSLNLEQMKQVLKVLCQFAGFRRRSFILCFDQVDTLSEEQVQSWSATTHALLDTCPRLLVVTSGVDDTFIRWTRHQLMPQSSWDRIRQFTISLSGIDANAARSMVKDRLDGALRPFDTLPEISELRSRDPLFPLGEAWATLHLTDESGLSKIDLRPRQIINQAGTAWDHEAVAAQTRGVADWLHLWSRPEQTNETAPPVSDGDLSDLSGLIDQRIAAKIEEHRHSRLLRPEELPVDAGNVLGLLKSILAACETLDPATRLKFYPHFGGLIPDAVKNRSKPAFHLMAQTSFDSSDAPPTTIGVAIAEASSGLAATNQLKRILAALEGPNSPDRAILIVDGREPLQLAEAGRSQLNQLQQNEHRFTLQTLDFAQYAILDACEAVVGLARAGDLEVVLPTGESRLVTEAEVYDSHHRHQRYLSLPVICQLLGTCLDKPGVPASPMNLQQLEQAVCRQLEMSPGLTTIQLGKWWIDQFEPDADEQRQELIHEGFKEVVLKLHDEDKLHATAINDYYQIYPTFRRADPTT from the coding sequence ATGTCACTGTCGGAACCGACTCGGGAGATGTTTGCCGAGCATCTGCGGTATTCAAATCCGTTTGACGAGAACCGCGTCACGCAGACTGATTCCCTCAGCAACGACGTTCCACAAATCCATGCGGATGCCTTCTCACAACTGACACTGCGCGCCGAGAAGACGGCTCAGAGTGATGAGATGGGCTGTGGTGTCGTCGTAACGGGCCCTCCCGGGGTGGGGAAAAGTCACCTGCTGGCACGCTTTGGAGACTGGGCACGACGCGAAAAATACCCGTTTGTCTACCTGCTGAATCTTCAGTCCGGTCCCCAGGACATTCTGCGCACGATCCTCAGAACATCGATCAGCATTCTCACCAAAGGCCTGGCCAAGGCCCCTGCACAAACTCGATTGTATCGGCTGGTGAGCGTCGCCCTGAATCAGGCTCTGGCCGCGAAAGGGATCACTCAGTCGGTCGAACTACCGACAGCCAGGCAGGCCTATCTGTCGCTGCTCAGCCATCTGGATGCCGACCCCGCCATCTATCGCGTCCTTTGGATTTTCTTCGACGATGTAATCCATCAGGCCAACGGACATCCCTCGAATGGACGAGCAGAACTGGCGAAACGCTGGCTTTCGGGGGGCTATCTTGACCCCGTCGAGGCCAGCCAACTGGAACTGACCGTTTCCAGCGTTTCAGAAGAAGGCTGCTCTCTCAACCTTGAGCAGATGAAGCAGGTGCTGAAAGTCTTGTGTCAGTTCGCCGGATTTCGACGTCGGTCATTTATCCTCTGCTTTGACCAGGTCGACACACTCAGCGAAGAACAGGTCCAAAGCTGGTCTGCCACCACGCACGCTCTCCTTGATACGTGTCCCCGCCTGCTGGTGGTCACCAGCGGCGTTGACGATACGTTTATCCGCTGGACCCGTCATCAACTGATGCCTCAGTCCAGCTGGGACCGTATTCGCCAGTTCACGATCAGTCTGTCGGGTATCGACGCCAACGCAGCGAGATCCATGGTCAAAGACCGTCTGGATGGCGCTCTTCGGCCATTCGACACTCTCCCCGAGATCTCAGAACTCCGTTCGCGAGATCCGCTGTTTCCCCTCGGTGAAGCATGGGCTACGCTTCACTTGACCGACGAATCAGGTCTCAGCAAGATCGACCTGCGTCCCCGACAGATCATTAATCAGGCCGGCACCGCCTGGGATCACGAGGCCGTTGCGGCGCAGACAAGGGGCGTTGCAGACTGGCTTCACTTATGGTCCCGACCCGAACAAACGAATGAAACCGCGCCCCCGGTCAGCGACGGGGATCTGTCTGATTTGTCGGGGCTGATCGACCAACGGATTGCGGCAAAAATTGAAGAGCATCGTCACTCGCGTCTATTGCGGCCGGAAGAACTTCCGGTCGATGCGGGCAACGTGCTGGGACTGCTCAAATCGATCCTGGCGGCCTGTGAAACGCTGGATCCAGCCACACGGCTGAAGTTCTATCCCCATTTCGGAGGCTTGATTCCCGATGCCGTGAAAAACCGATCGAAGCCCGCATTCCACCTGATGGCGCAAACGTCATTCGATTCCTCCGATGCCCCACCGACGACAATCGGAGTGGCGATTGCCGAAGCTTCCAGCGGGCTTGCGGCCACGAATCAACTCAAGCGGATTCTCGCCGCACTGGAAGGGCCCAATTCTCCTGATCGCGCGATTCTCATTGTGGACGGTCGGGAACCATTGCAGCTGGCTGAGGCAGGACGATCTCAACTGAATCAACTGCAACAGAACGAGCATCGCTTCACTCTGCAGACACTCGACTTTGCTCAGTATGCCATTCTCGATGCTTGCGAGGCGGTCGTCGGACTGGCGCGGGCGGGCGATCTGGAGGTCGTTCTCCCAACAGGAGAAAGCCGACTGGTCACGGAAGCGGAAGTCTATGATTCCCACCACCGCCATCAGCGGTATCTTTCGCTTCCCGTCATCTGCCAATTGCTCGGGACCTGTCTGGACAAGCCGGGGGTGCCAGCATCACCGATGAATCTGCAGCAGCTGGAACAAGCCGTGTGCAGACAATTGGAAATGTCTCCCGGCCTCACAACGATCCAGCTCGGAAAGTGGTGGATCGACCAATTCGAACCGGATGCAGATGAGCAACGGCAGGAACTGATCCATGAAGGATTCAAGGAAGTTGTGCTGAAGCTTCACGACGAAGACAAACTGCACGCGACGGCGATCAATGACTACTACCAGATCTACCCGACATTCAGGCGGGCGGACCCGACAACCTGA
- a CDS encoding arylsulfatase, translating to MRVSLRSAPHLSDMGVPRREVIQRWLGLLVAVLCLAAGSVSAAEGKRPNVLIIVADDLGYSDLGCYGGEIETPQLDRLAANGLKFSQCYSTGRCWSSRAAILTGYYAQQVRRDSMPKVPSAGGRGIRPGWAQLLPTMLREQGYRSYHSGKWHIDGSPMKNGFDHAYTIEDHDRYFYPQNHTEDDQRLPAVPRDSGFYLTNAIADHSIKVLKEHARQFSDQPFFQYLCFTAPHFPLHALPEDIARYRNRYLAGWDVLRSERFARQRELGLINCDLAPRLENSAPRWNPTEAVLHEKVGPGEIGRAVAWNDLTEEQRLFQAEKMAIHAAMVDRMDREIGRVIDQLREMKVLDNTLIMFVSDNGASAEQIIRGDGHDPKAPLGSGRSYLGLGPGWSTMSNSPFRMHKSWVHEGGISSPLIVHWPEGITEKGTLRHTPAHLVDLVPTVLEVTGAKRPETWNEKPVPAPPGTSLIPAFAQDVTVPHEYLWWFHEGNRAVRVGDWKIVSWGVEGAWELFDLKADRSETRNLAMQFPEKLSELQKLWEAKLEEFQTLSQED from the coding sequence GTGAGAGTCTCATTACGGTCTGCACCGCATCTCTCGGACATGGGGGTCCCTCGAAGAGAGGTGATCCAACGCTGGCTGGGGCTTCTGGTTGCGGTTTTGTGTCTGGCAGCAGGCAGTGTGTCTGCCGCCGAAGGCAAACGGCCCAACGTGCTCATCATCGTGGCGGATGATCTGGGTTACTCGGATCTGGGATGCTATGGAGGTGAGATCGAGACCCCGCAGCTTGATCGGCTCGCAGCGAATGGGCTCAAGTTTTCGCAGTGTTACAGCACGGGGCGATGCTGGTCTTCGCGGGCGGCGATTCTTACCGGCTATTACGCGCAACAGGTACGTCGCGATTCGATGCCGAAGGTCCCCAGTGCCGGAGGCCGCGGGATTCGGCCCGGTTGGGCGCAACTTCTTCCGACCATGCTGAGGGAGCAGGGCTATCGAAGCTACCATTCGGGCAAATGGCACATCGATGGCTCGCCGATGAAGAATGGCTTCGACCATGCCTACACGATCGAAGACCATGACCGATATTTCTATCCGCAGAATCACACGGAGGATGATCAACGTCTGCCCGCCGTCCCCCGCGATTCCGGGTTCTACCTGACCAACGCCATCGCCGACCATTCGATCAAGGTCCTGAAGGAACACGCCCGGCAGTTCAGCGATCAACCGTTCTTTCAGTATTTGTGCTTCACGGCGCCTCACTTTCCGCTGCATGCACTGCCCGAGGACATCGCCCGGTATCGCAATCGGTATCTGGCCGGTTGGGACGTTTTGCGATCGGAACGGTTTGCCCGCCAGCGAGAGCTGGGGCTGATCAACTGCGATCTGGCTCCCCGGCTGGAAAATTCGGCACCTCGCTGGAATCCGACCGAAGCAGTCCTTCATGAGAAAGTGGGCCCCGGCGAAATTGGTCGCGCTGTGGCCTGGAACGATTTGACGGAAGAGCAGCGTCTGTTCCAGGCCGAAAAGATGGCCATCCATGCGGCGATGGTTGATCGAATGGACCGCGAGATTGGCCGCGTCATCGATCAACTGAGGGAGATGAAGGTTCTCGACAATACACTGATCATGTTCGTCTCCGACAACGGAGCGAGCGCAGAGCAGATCATTCGCGGCGACGGCCACGATCCGAAAGCTCCACTGGGATCCGGTCGGTCGTATCTGGGACTGGGACCCGGCTGGTCCACAATGTCCAATTCTCCGTTCCGCATGCACAAATCCTGGGTGCACGAAGGGGGGATCTCAAGCCCGTTAATTGTTCACTGGCCTGAGGGAATCACCGAAAAGGGGACTCTTCGCCACACTCCGGCGCACCTCGTGGATCTCGTTCCGACCGTGCTCGAAGTGACGGGAGCAAAGCGGCCGGAAACGTGGAACGAGAAGCCTGTTCCAGCACCGCCAGGGACAAGTCTCATTCCGGCATTCGCACAGGATGTGACCGTTCCACACGAGTATCTGTGGTGGTTCCATGAGGGAAATCGGGCCGTCCGCGTAGGTGACTGGAAAATCGTCTCCTGGGGCGTGGAGGGAGCCTGGGAACTGTTTGACCTGAAAGCGGACCGAAGCGAAACCCGGAATCTGGCAATGCAGTTTCCCGAGAAGCTTTCAGAACTTCAGAAGCTCTGGGAAGCAAAACTGGAAGAGTTCCAAACCCTCAGCCAGGAAGATTGA
- a CDS encoding RNA polymerase sigma factor — protein sequence MSRHSSFAMGQSARFATTRWSLVLSAKDRPTADARTALADLCRAYWYPLYALLRRRCRDRHEAQDLTQEFFAKLLEQDFLKNIDPAKGRFRAFLLAAVEHFLCNHWDQQNAVKRGGGRRGVSLDLLPFDWESGESRFLTEPSHEITPERLFERQWALALLERVLDRLRDEYRGAQKQALFETLKPFLTVDQDSIRYADVAAELNTTEAAARVAAHRLRKRYRALLRDEIAQTVATKADIEDELRYLFVVLSSPHSK from the coding sequence ATGTCTCGTCATTCTTCGTTTGCAATGGGACAGTCGGCGCGGTTTGCGACCACGCGGTGGAGTCTGGTCTTGTCTGCCAAGGATCGCCCGACGGCAGACGCGCGAACGGCGCTGGCAGATCTGTGCCGGGCTTACTGGTATCCGTTGTATGCGCTGCTGCGTCGGCGTTGCCGGGACAGGCATGAGGCTCAGGACCTGACTCAGGAATTCTTCGCGAAACTGCTCGAACAGGACTTTCTCAAGAACATTGACCCTGCCAAAGGGCGATTCCGGGCGTTCCTGCTGGCAGCGGTCGAACACTTTCTCTGCAACCACTGGGACCAACAAAATGCTGTGAAACGAGGGGGTGGCCGACGAGGCGTGTCGCTCGATCTCCTGCCGTTCGATTGGGAATCGGGCGAGTCCCGTTTTTTGACGGAGCCATCGCACGAGATCACTCCTGAGCGGTTGTTCGAGCGGCAATGGGCGCTGGCCTTGCTTGAGCGAGTTCTTGATCGTCTGCGGGATGAGTACCGGGGGGCACAGAAACAGGCGCTGTTCGAAACTCTGAAGCCGTTTCTGACAGTCGATCAGGACTCGATCCGTTACGCGGACGTGGCTGCGGAACTCAACACGACAGAAGCGGCCGCGCGTGTTGCCGCACATCGACTGCGTAAACGTTATCGGGCTCTGCTGCGGGATGAGATCGCCCAGACTGTCGCGACGAAAGCCGATATCGAGGATGAACTTCGCTATTTGTTTGTCGTTCTCAGTTCCCCCCACTCGAAGTGA